A genomic region of Raphanus sativus cultivar WK10039 chromosome 6, ASM80110v3, whole genome shotgun sequence contains the following coding sequences:
- the LOC108807505 gene encoding B3 domain-containing protein At2g33720-like, with product MVSSAIISLAHLRDINTPGTELTLSINPDIWEIKKHLADSDVGNSQTRLMLPKDDVAEHILGYLTDEERMMIEGGANNHQGLRISVYDSDTKSTHWLSLKKWHSSGSYVLINNWNTQFVKRRKLKAGVLIGLFWNTYATRLHFRVLRSNN from the coding sequence ATGGTTTCTTCCGCTATTATTAGTCTCGCGCACTTAAGGGACATAAACACTCCAGGTACCGAGCTAACCCTCTCCATAAACCCTGATATATGGGAAATCAAGAAACATCTCGCAGATAGCGACGTAGGAAACAGTCAGACACGCCTCATGCTACCAAAGGATGATGTGGCTGAGCACATTCTTGGTTACCTCACGGATGAAGAGCGCATGATGATCGAAGGTGGTGCAAATAATCATCAAGGGTTGAGAATCAGTGTGTACGACAGTGATACCAAGTCTACGCATTGGCTGTCCTTGAAAAAATGGCATTCGAGTGGAAGCTATGTGTTGATTAACAATTGGAATACGCAATTTGTTAAGAGAAGAAAGCTTAAAGCTGGCGTTTTAATTGGACTCTTTTGGAATACTTATGCAACGAGACTCCACTTTCGTGTGCTTCGTTCTAACAACTGA
- the LOC108811302 gene encoding E3 ubiquitin-protein ligase RFI2-like isoform X2, which yields MGLGNKVTKFDFDANDLAADDSSDGESIDEVNAFGSVLCSICIESVTKEGDRAWAKLHCGHEFHLDCIGSAFNTKGVMQCPNCRKVEKGQWLYSNGCRSTPEFSAEEWVHEEDIYDIGTYSEMAFGVHWCPFGSSARLPSFEDGDFSPSSCYFTEPPAAAPTAGHPCPYVTYFGPVHSSSSSTGPVSDSSSFPSHWNTGSGDVPPPYGFPVDPHYHGWDYHHHSPPPPPPPQHFSHVGSPTRPTPPPAAARTSRANGGGSDVVRPRPPHFMRPTYHAHSANGRAGSSVASIPRSPPFPGSNVRTRDRMQALQAYHQQSSSAQSPHQPDSSPIVSHGPVFSSGRRPSRGSLMGSTSSLSDQAGGSSAFIRFNIWEREPPYMPLQPAYPVNQMEREPPSIWTSSFNEGSGSLHQRHGPGGS from the exons atggGTTTAGGCAACAAAGTTACCAAATTCGATTTCGATGCTAATGATCTCGCCGCCGACGACAGCTCCGATGGCGAATCTATCGACGAAGTTAACGCCTTTGGCTCGGTTCTGTGTTCGATTTGTATCGAGTCGGTGACCAAAGAAGGCGATCGAGCTTGGGCTAAGCTTCATTGTGGCCACGAGTTCCATCTAG aTTGTATTGGGTCAGCTTTCAATACAAAGGGGGTGATGCAGTGCCCAAACTGTCGTAAAGTAGAGAAAGGCCAGTGGCTTTACTCAAACGGCTGCCGTTCAACCCCTGAGTTCAGTGCTGAGGAATGGGTTCATGAAGAGGATATTTATGATATCGGAACCTACTCTGAAATG GCTTTTGGAGTTCACTGGTGCCCATTTGGAAGTTCAGCCCGTCTTCCTTCTTTCGA GGATGGAGATTTTTCACCGAGTTCAT GCTACTTTACAGAACCACCAGCAGCGGCGCCAACAGCGGGTCACCCATGTCCATATGTAACTTACTTTGGCCCGGTTCATTCGTCTTCCTCGAGCACAGGTCCTGTTTCAGACAGTTCAAGTTTCCCTAGTCACTGGAACACCGGTTCAGGTGACGTCCCACCTCCTTATGGTTTCCCTGTGGATCCGCACTACCACGGCTGGGATTATCATCATCACTCGCCTCCTCCACCCCCACCGCCTCAGCACTTCTCTCACGTGGGCAGTCCAACTCGTCCCACTCCTCCGCCAGCTGCTGCAAGGACTTCCCGAGCCAACGGTGGCGGCTCGGATGTTGTCAGACCGAGACCGCCTCATTTCATGCGTCCAACATATCATGCTCACAG TGCTAATGGTAGAGCGGGGAGTTCGGTGGCGTCTATTCCCAGGTCACCGCCATTTCCGGGAAGCAACGTTCGGACCAGAGATAGAATGCAAGCACTTCAAGCCTATCACCAACAGTCTTCTTCTGCACAGTCACCACACCAACCTGATTCTTCGCCTATAGTCTCTCATGGGCCTGTGTTCTCGTCTGGGCGGAGGCCCAGTAGAGGTTCCTTGATGGGCTCAACTTCATCTTTGTCGGATCAGGCGGGTGGGAGTAGCGCGTTTATCCGGTTTAACATATGGGAGAGAGAGCCTCCTTATATGCCATTGCAACCGGCTTACCCGGTTAACCAGATGGAGAGAGAACCACCATCCATTTGGACATCTTCTTTCAATGAAGGATCAGGAAGCCTCCATCAGAGGCATGGCCCTGGAGGATCATAG
- the LOC108811302 gene encoding E3 ubiquitin-protein ligase RFI2-like isoform X1, with protein sequence MGLGNKVTKFDFDANDLAADDSSDGESIDEVNAFGSVLCSICIESVTKEGDRAWAKLHCGHEFHLDCIGSAFNTKGVMQCPNCRKVEKGQWLYSNGCRSTPEFSAEEWVHEEDIYDIGTYSEMAFGVHWCPFGSSARLPSFEDGDFSPSSYQDLFGQQGYFTEPPAAAPTAGHPCPYVTYFGPVHSSSSSTGPVSDSSSFPSHWNTGSGDVPPPYGFPVDPHYHGWDYHHHSPPPPPPPQHFSHVGSPTRPTPPPAAARTSRANGGGSDVVRPRPPHFMRPTYHAHSANGRAGSSVASIPRSPPFPGSNVRTRDRMQALQAYHQQSSSAQSPHQPDSSPIVSHGPVFSSGRRPSRGSLMGSTSSLSDQAGGSSAFIRFNIWEREPPYMPLQPAYPVNQMEREPPSIWTSSFNEGSGSLHQRHGPGGS encoded by the exons atggGTTTAGGCAACAAAGTTACCAAATTCGATTTCGATGCTAATGATCTCGCCGCCGACGACAGCTCCGATGGCGAATCTATCGACGAAGTTAACGCCTTTGGCTCGGTTCTGTGTTCGATTTGTATCGAGTCGGTGACCAAAGAAGGCGATCGAGCTTGGGCTAAGCTTCATTGTGGCCACGAGTTCCATCTAG aTTGTATTGGGTCAGCTTTCAATACAAAGGGGGTGATGCAGTGCCCAAACTGTCGTAAAGTAGAGAAAGGCCAGTGGCTTTACTCAAACGGCTGCCGTTCAACCCCTGAGTTCAGTGCTGAGGAATGGGTTCATGAAGAGGATATTTATGATATCGGAACCTACTCTGAAATG GCTTTTGGAGTTCACTGGTGCCCATTTGGAAGTTCAGCCCGTCTTCCTTCTTTCGA GGATGGAGATTTTTCACCGAGTTCAT ATCAAGACCTCTTTGGCCAACAAGGCTACTTTACAGAACCACCAGCAGCGGCGCCAACAGCGGGTCACCCATGTCCATATGTAACTTACTTTGGCCCGGTTCATTCGTCTTCCTCGAGCACAGGTCCTGTTTCAGACAGTTCAAGTTTCCCTAGTCACTGGAACACCGGTTCAGGTGACGTCCCACCTCCTTATGGTTTCCCTGTGGATCCGCACTACCACGGCTGGGATTATCATCATCACTCGCCTCCTCCACCCCCACCGCCTCAGCACTTCTCTCACGTGGGCAGTCCAACTCGTCCCACTCCTCCGCCAGCTGCTGCAAGGACTTCCCGAGCCAACGGTGGCGGCTCGGATGTTGTCAGACCGAGACCGCCTCATTTCATGCGTCCAACATATCATGCTCACAG TGCTAATGGTAGAGCGGGGAGTTCGGTGGCGTCTATTCCCAGGTCACCGCCATTTCCGGGAAGCAACGTTCGGACCAGAGATAGAATGCAAGCACTTCAAGCCTATCACCAACAGTCTTCTTCTGCACAGTCACCACACCAACCTGATTCTTCGCCTATAGTCTCTCATGGGCCTGTGTTCTCGTCTGGGCGGAGGCCCAGTAGAGGTTCCTTGATGGGCTCAACTTCATCTTTGTCGGATCAGGCGGGTGGGAGTAGCGCGTTTATCCGGTTTAACATATGGGAGAGAGAGCCTCCTTATATGCCATTGCAACCGGCTTACCCGGTTAACCAGATGGAGAGAGAACCACCATCCATTTGGACATCTTCTTTCAATGAAGGATCAGGAAGCCTCCATCAGAGGCATGGCCCTGGAGGATCATAG
- the LOC108807504 gene encoding folate-binding protein 1-like: MGGYVTKRIMLLRLLTQTMLLHLFITSSSGEAVNSSENRLCVSKGGRSHQPYELEGKLPESADVEFKDLNMCTMFHEKTCCSASRMLSASLAVKDLATHGEASKDCLFWFELLECSICHPDVGVQPRPLRICASFCDTVFEACSDAYFSTRDASDQVMVPCGVSNGTICQRASKLETNGKGFCEAVGFSVVQGADDQAEEPCYGSNSVVVTVVPVVKSLMKTVWFQDLKYRMVILNLLMCRLTSLIFLASTLLNRWEMERDARRLRRLRRRNRNRRRF; the protein is encoded by the exons ATGGGAGGATACGTAACGAAGAGGATCATGCTTCTGCGTCTTCTTACTCAAACCATGTTGCTTCATCTCTTCATCACGTCTTCCTCTG GTGAAGCGGTTAACTCGAGTGAGAACAGACTATGTGTTTCCAAAGGAGGACGATCTCATCAGCCATACGAGCTAGAAGGAAAGCTTCCCGAGTCTGCTGATGTTGAGTTTAAAGATCTAAACATGTGTACTATGTTCCACGAGAAGACTTGTTGCTCTGCTTCACGGATGCTCTCTGCTTCGTTAGCTGTCAAAGACCTAGCTACTCACGGAGAAGCTTCTAAAGACTGCTTGTTTTGGTTTGAGCTTTTGGAATGTTCAATCTGTCACCCTGATGTTGGAGTTCAGCCACGTCCTCTTCGCATCTGTGCCTCGTTCTGTGATACTGTCTTTGAAGCTTGCTCAGACGCTTACTTTAGTACTCGTGATGCTAGTGATCAG GTTATGGTACCGTGCGGGGTAAGCAACGGTACCATATGCCAGAGAGCTTCTAAGTTGGAGACTAATGGCAAGGGTTTCTGCGAAGCAGTTGGTTTCTCTGTTGTCCAAGGAGCTGATGATCAAGCAGAAGAACCTTGCTATGGAAGTAACTCAGTTGTAGTGACAGTGGTGCCTGTTGTAAAGTCACTCATGAAGACTGTGTGGTTTCAAGATCTTAAGTACAGGATGGTGATACTGAATCTACTGATGTGTCGGCTTACATCACTTATATTTCTAGCATCAACGCTCTTGAACAG GTGGGAAATGGAGAGGGATGCGAGAAGATTGAGAAGATTGAGAAGAAGGAACAGGAACAGAAGAAGATTCTAA
- the LOC108812674 gene encoding 26S proteasome regulatory subunit 6A homolog codes for MATPMVEDTSSFEEDQLASMSTEDIVRATRLLDNEIRILKEDAQRTNLECDSYKEKIKENQEKIKLNKQLPYLVGNIVEILEMNPEDDAEEDGANIDLDSQRKGKCVVLKTSTRQTIFLPVVGLVDPDSLKPGDLVGVNKDSYLILDTLPSEYDSRVKAMEVDEKPTEDYNDIGGLEKQIQELVEAIVLPMTHKERFEKLGVRPPKGVLLYGPPGTGKTLMARACAAQTNATFLKLAGPQLVQMFIGDGAKLVRDAFQLAKEKAPCIIFIDEIDAIGTKRFDSEVSGDREVQRTMLELLNQLDGFSSDERIKVIAATNRADILDPALMRSGRLDRKIEFPHPTEEARARILQIHSRKMNVHPDVNFEELARSTDDFNGAQLKAVCVEAGMLALRRDATEVNHEDFNEGIIQVQAKKKASLNYYA; via the exons ATGGCAACTCCGATGGTAGAAGACACGTCAAGCTTCGAAGAGGATCAGCTCGCGTCCATGTCCACCGAAGACATCGTCAGAGCTACTCGTCTCCTCGACAACGAGATTCGAATCCTCAAG GAAGACGCTCAAAGAACGAATCTAGAATGcgattcttacaaggagaagaTTAAAGAGAATCAGGAGAAGATTAAACTCAACAAGCAGCTTCCTTACTTGGTTGGCAACATTGTCGAG ATCTTGGAGATGAATCCGGAAGATGATGCTGAAGAAGACGGTGCTAATATTGACCTTGACTCTCAACGGAAGGGAAAGTGTGTTGTCTTGAAAACCTCTACACGACAG ACAATCTTTCTACCAGTTGTTGGTCTCGTGGACCCTGACAGCTTGAAGCCTGGGGACTTGGTTGGTGTTAACAAAGACAGTTACCTTATTTTGGATACTTTGCCATCCGAGTACGACTCTAGGGTTAAAGCCATGGAGGTCGATGAGAAACCTACCGAAGATTACAATGACATTGGAGGGCTGGAGAAGCAG ATCCAAGAGCTTGTAGAGGCAATTGTGCTTCCCATGACGCACAAGGAGCGTTTTGAGAAGCTTGGTGTTCGTCCACCAAAGGGAGTCCTCTTGTATGGTCCTCCAGGGACTGGTAAAACTTTAATGGCTCGTGCCTGTGCTGCACAGACCAATGCCACTTTTCTCAAATTGGCAGGCCCTCAGTTGGTCCAG ATGTTTATTGGAGACGGAGCAAAACTTGTCCGTGATGCCTTTCAACTAGCAAAAGAGAAAGCTCCATGCATTATCTTCATTGATGAGATCGATGCAATTGGAACAAAGCGTTTTGACAG TGAAGTAAGCGGAGACAGGGAAGTGCAGAGGACTATGTTGGAGCTACTCAATCAGCTTGATGGATTCAGTAGTGATGAGCGTATTAAG GTGATTGCAGCCACTAACCGTGCAGATATTCTGGACCCGGCACTCATGCGTTCTGGTCGGCTAGACAGGAAGATTGAGTTCCCACATCCAACAGAAGAAGCAAGAGCCAGAATCTTACAG ATTCACTCGAGGAAGATGAATGTCCACCCAGACGTCAACTTTGAGGAGCTTGCAAGATCAACAGACGATTTCAATGGCGCACAGCTGAAAGCAGTATGTGTAGAGGCTGGCATGTTAGCTCTCCGTCGTGATGCCACAGAG GTGAACCATGAGGACTTCAATGAAGGTATCATCCAAGTCCAGGCCAAGAAGAAAGCAAGCTTGAACTACTACGCCTAA
- the LOC108811299 gene encoding 60S ribosomal protein L22-2-like, which produces MSRGSAAVAKGKKKGVSFSIDCSKPVDDKIMEIASLEKFLQERIKVGGKAGALGDSVTITREKNKITVTSDGQFSKRYLKYLTKKYLKKHNVRDWLRVIAANKDRNLYELRYFNIAENEGEEED; this is translated from the exons ATGAGTCGTGGAAGTGCAGCAGTCGCCAAGGGAAAGAAGAAGGGAGTCTCCTTCTCCATCGACTGCTCCAAGCCTGTCGATGACAAGATCATGGAGATTGCTTCCCTCGAGAAGTTCCTTCAGGAGAGGATCAAAGTCGGTGGCAAAGCCGGTGCGCTCGGTGACTCTGTCACAATCACCCGTGAGAAGAACAAGATCACTGTCACTTCTGATGGCCAGTTCTCCAAGAG GTATCTCAAGTACTTGACGAAGAAGTACTTGAAGAAGCACAACGTGAGGGATTGGCTCAGAGTGATTGCAGCCAACAAGGACCGTAACCTCTACGAGTTGAGGTACTTCAACATCGCTGAGAAcgagggagaggaagaagactaG